The Deltaproteobacteria bacterium genome includes a window with the following:
- a CDS encoding rubrerythrin family protein, whose translation MKLKGSRTEKNLMAAFAGESQARNRYTFYAGVASKEGLEGIASIFLETAEHEKMHAKRYFDQLEGFDVEIQAGYPSRIGDTLVNLEAAAGGEREEWTNIYPSFARTADEEGFGVAAAIFRGIAGVEAHHEQRYRRLFDLVRSGSIYKREKPARWKCARCGHVHEGTEAPGRCPVCAHPQGWFMAVEANY comes from the coding sequence AAGCTGAAAGGATCCCGCACGGAGAAGAACCTCATGGCGGCGTTCGCGGGCGAGTCGCAGGCGCGGAACCGGTACACCTTCTACGCGGGGGTCGCGTCGAAGGAAGGGCTCGAGGGAATCGCGTCGATCTTCCTCGAGACGGCGGAGCACGAGAAGATGCACGCGAAACGGTATTTCGACCAACTGGAGGGGTTCGACGTGGAGATCCAGGCCGGGTACCCGAGCCGGATCGGAGACACCCTGGTGAACCTCGAAGCCGCGGCCGGCGGGGAGCGGGAGGAGTGGACGAACATCTACCCCTCCTTCGCCAGGACGGCGGACGAAGAGGGGTTCGGGGTCGCGGCGGCGATCTTCCGGGGGATCGCCGGAGTGGAGGCGCACCACGAACAGCGGTATCGGCGTCTCTTCGATCTGGTCCGGTCCGGGTCGATCTACAAGCGCGAGAAGCCGGCCCGCTGGAAGTGCGCCCGGTGCGGTCACGTCCACGAAGGGACGGAGGCGCCCGGACGGTGCCCGGTCTGCGCGCACCCGCAGGGGTGGTTCATGGCGGTCGAGGCCAACTACTAG
- a CDS encoding YtxH domain-containing protein, with protein MSDERCCSGSGGILLAFLAGGMIGAGLALLYAPVSGREAREKIGGLAGDLKRKADEWTGDVKQKVEGFIDEERSVIKAAYDAGREAMAKEKARFENPQ; from the coding sequence ATGAGCGACGAAAGGTGCTGTTCCGGCTCCGGCGGGATCCTGCTGGCGTTCCTTGCCGGGGGAATGATCGGGGCGGGCCTGGCCCTGCTCTACGCGCCGGTTTCCGGCCGCGAGGCCCGCGAGAAGATCGGCGGGCTGGCGGGGGACCTGAAGCGGAAGGCGGACGAGTGGACCGGGGACGTGAAGCAGAAGGTGGAAGGGTTCATCGACGAGGAGCGGTCGGTGATCAAGGCGGCGTACGACGCCGGGCGCGAGGCGATGGCGAAGGAGAAGGCCCGCTTCGAGAACCCGCAGTGA
- a CDS encoding DUF948 domain-containing protein, whose product MDAQSVLFIALAAAAVVLVAVLSVALLSIRRSVDRMASRLDESLRQFEMTAEDLRKTNAVVREILSDVEKGVSNVTHFTEGVRALRGSVDVATKVLDHAVSPLLVNTASVLAGVKAATSHILERLVRKEERK is encoded by the coding sequence TTGGACGCGCAGTCGGTTCTCTTCATCGCGCTCGCCGCGGCGGCCGTGGTCCTCGTGGCGGTCCTCTCCGTCGCCCTCCTCTCGATCCGCAGAAGCGTGGATCGGATGGCGAGCCGCCTCGACGAGTCGTTGCGCCAGTTCGAAATGACGGCGGAGGACCTGCGGAAGACCAACGCGGTCGTCCGGGAGATCCTGTCCGACGTGGAAAAGGGCGTGTCGAACGTGACGCACTTCACCGAGGGGGTCCGCGCGCTGCGGGGGTCGGTGGACGTGGCGACGAAGGTTCTCGACCACGCCGTGTCCCCCTTGCTGGTGAACACCGCCTCGGTGCTCGCGGGAGTCAAGGCGGCGACGTCCCACATCCTTGAGAGGCTGGTCCGAAAGGAGGAGAGGAAATGA